Genomic DNA from Desulfuromonas sp. TF:
TCGCCACACGGATCAGGGGATGCTGGTAAACCTTGCGGATCAGAGAGTTCAAATGCTCCTGAACATCCATCCCTTCCAGGGTGGAATGGATTCTCCTGGCCATTCCTCCGAGGTCCGCATCCTTTTCGATCAGGTGAACCTCGAAACCCTGCTGCGCCATGTTCAGGGCGCTGGTCATGCCGGCCAGGCCGCCTCCGATCACCAACGCCGTCTTGTCGACCGGCAGCTCGAACTCCTCCAGAGGCTCCAGGTGGGCGGCGCGGGCAACAGACATCCGGACGATGTCCTTGGCCTTCTGGGTGGCGTTTTCCTTCTCGCGCGAGTGGACCCAGGAGCAATGTTCCCGGATATTGGCGAACTCGAAGAAATATTGGTTGAGGCCCGCTTCACGACAGGTGTCCCGGAAGAGCGGTTCGTGGGTCCGGGGCGTGCAGGCCGCCAGCACCACGCGATTGAGGCCTTTTTCAACGATGGCGTCCGATATCTGCTTGGCGTTTTCCGTGGAGCAGGCGAAAAGGTTCTCACCGGCCCAGGAAACTCCCTTCAGGGTGGAGGCGTATTCCACCAGGGCAGGGATGTCGACGGTCCGGCCGATGTTGGCGCCGCAGTGGCAGACGACCACCCCGATTTTGAGTTCCTCCTCGGAGACGTCGCGCTCCTCCGGGTAGACCCTCTCCCTGCTCAACCTGTTGCGTCGATAGTTGAGAAGCTCTCCCACCAGGGCATCGGCGCCGCTGGCGGTGACGACGGACTCGGGAATATCCAGAGGTCCTTGGAACGCCCCGCTGACGAAAACCCCCTCGCGGGTGGTCTGGATGGGATTTTTCGGATTGATCTTGCAGAATCCCTTGTCATTGAGCTCGATGCCGAATTTCCGGGCCAGTCCCTCGAAGTCTTTCGGAGGATTCAAGCCGACCGAGAGCACCACCAGGTCGAATTCCTCTTCCTTGACTCCGTCATCGAGAGTGGAGTATCGGATGGTGACATTCTTGGATTCTTCGATCTCCCTGCCCACCTGGACGTAGCTGCGTATGAAGCGCACGTCCGAAAGCTTCTCCGCGCGCTGGTAGAAGCGCTCGAAATCCTTGCTGAAAGCGCGGATATCGTTATGGAAGATGGTGGCGTTGAGGCTGGCGTCATGGTCTTTGGCCAGGATCACCTGCTTCTGGGTATAGGCGCAGCACACCGCGGAGCAGTAGCTGTTGCCCCCCTCGAGGTTGGCCTGCCGCGAGCCGACGCACTGAATCCAGGCGATCTTGTGGGGGTGTTTCTTGTCGGAGGGACGCTTTACCTCGCCCTCATAAGGTCCGGTCGCGCACAGGATCCGTTCGAAATCGAGACTGGTGACGACGTTTTCCATGATGCCGTAGCCGAAGTCGTTCCGAAGCTTCGGATCGAAGGTGTCGAAGCCGGGAGAGAGGAGAATCGCTCCGACCTCCACTTCCACCTTCTCGGGCTTCTGATGGAAATCAAAGGCCTTTGCCTTGCAGACGTTCACGCAAGCCTGACACTTCCCCTCTTTGAGGTACAGGCAGGTCTCGGGATCCACGTACGTGACCAGAGGCTCCGCCTGGGAAAAGTGGATGTGGACGGCTTTGCTCGAAGACAGGTTCTGATTGAACGCATCGGGGATCTTGACCGGGCAGTAGTCCACGCAGATGTTGCAGCCCGTGCACTTCTCCTCGATGATGTACCTGGGCTTTTTTATGAGCGTGACCTTGAAGTCCCCCGCCTCGCCCTCCACTCTGTCTACTTCGGTATAGGTCAGGATCTCTATATTGGGATTCCTCGCGCACTCGATGAACTTGGGGGACTCGATGCACATGGAGCAGTCACCGGTGGGGAAGGTTTTGTCCAGCTGGGCCATCTTTCCGCCGAGCGCGGGCGACTTGTCGACCAGGTAAACATAGAAGCCGGAAGCAGCGAGGTCCAAAGCGGCCTGAATGCCGCTTATCCCACCACCGACAACCAGCACATCGCCCATGTTTCTGCCCGCGGATTTATCAATCGGTTGTCTTGCGACTGGAGTGTTTTCCACTTTATTCTCCCTTAATCAGCTCTTCCGGCCAACAACTTCCCTAGATCACTGCCTGGATGATTTCAGTGATATCCATGATCTGCAGGGCACCCTCGTCCAGTTCCAGGCTGCTGTCCGTGAAGTTGGTGATGCAGTAGGGACAGGAAGTCACCAGGACCTCGGCTCCGGCATCGACGGCTTGTCTCACGCGCAGGCCGGAGAACCTCTCCTCCTTGGGCGTTTCCATCCAGATCCTGCCTCCGCCGCCGCCGCAGCACAGACTCTTCTCGCGCGAATCGGCCATCTCGCTCAGCTCGAGACCGGGAACCTTGTTCAGAAGTTCGCGGGGTTTGTCGTAGATGCCGTTGTGGCGACCCAGGTAGCACGGATCGTGATAGGTGACTTTCTTTCCGTACTCCCCGGTGAGCTGCAGCCGCCCTTCGTTGACCAGCTCGGCGATGAATTCGGAGATGAAGACCACCTCGAAGTTCACCATGAACTCGGGATATTCGTTCTTGAAGCTGTGGTAGCAATGGGGCGAGGAGACGATAACCTTCTTCACGCCGGCATCGACGAACGCCTTGATGTTGTCCTTGGCCAGCCGCTTGAACAGCTCTTCGTTCCCCGTCTTGCGGATGCTTTCTCCGCAGCAGCTTTCCCTGGAGCCGAGGATCCCGAAATCCACGCCCGCCTTGTTCAGGACCTTGGCGGTGGCGGCGGCCACTTGTCTCATCCGCGGATCATAGCTCAGGTAGCAGCCTGTGAAGTACAGAACCTCCATGTCCTCGGTGAAGGTTTTTACGGGCAGGCCCTTGGCCCATTCCGCCCGCTTGTCGCGATCTCCGCCCAGGGAGTTGCCCTCGGAGGTGAGACTGGCCACGACATTACGAATCGGAGCGACGTGACCCGGATAGACATCGTACTCGGCGGCGAGTTTGCGCAGGGCCACTCCGGCCTCGATCTGATCCACTCCCCGGGGACAATTGGTGGGGCAGGTCCCGCAGGTGGAGCAGCGCCAGATCCCTTCGTTCTCGATCTCGGTGAGGCCGAAGGTCGCCTGGCGGATGATCTTGCGCATGCTGAACTTAGTGACCCTGTTCCACGGGCAAACGGCATCGCACCTTCCGCACTGGTAGCAGTATTTGAACGAGTCGCCGCCGTTCTCTTTGATGACCTCGATTATTTCCTTGAAGGGGGCTACGGTCTCCACGATATCACCTATCCTCTTCTCGATTTAGGGTTTCAAGGTTTTGGACAAATGCGCGACCGTATCGAGGACTTTGTCTATCCCATGCCTCTTGACCAGGGCTTCCAGGCCGATCTCCATCTCCTCCCGCTTGACCTCTTCGGTTTTCACTTCCACTTCCCGTACCGAGACGGTCAAGGCATCCACCAGGCACCATTTGACGCACAGAGGCTCCTCTTCGCCTTCACACATGTCGCATTTCAGCGGGAGGCCGGAATCGGGTTCCCTGAACAGGTCCCTGGAAGGGCAGGAGGCCCTGCAGAAGCCGCACTCGTCGTATTCCTTGCCGTTGATGGTGTACCGGTCCCTGCCGGAACATTCGGCCTCGGCATACTCCCCGGCGTACACGGGAACGTAGACATCCCTGAGCGGATCGCGGATCACGCGAACGCGCGAGCGCTCGGGGTTATTGCTGCTGTACCGCGGCGCGGCATGGAAGGCGGAGCAGATCACCTCGCAAGCCCGGCAGCCATTGCACTTGTCGACATCGATATTGATGGTTTTTACTGTTTTCGTCGTCTTCTTGTTATCTTTCAAGGTTCACGCCCTCCACTCTAGTTTTTCTCTTCTGCCGCCAAAGCTACTTCGGAAGGGGTTTCACCGCCGTCCGTCAAGATCCCCCTCTTGAGGAAATCTTCGCTCACATAACCCAAGCCCAGCGCCTCGAGGGATTCTTTGGTAGGAATGCCGTTGTTGTTCCACCCCTTGAGTTTGTAATATGAATCCAGAAGCTGCTCTTCCAGTTCGGGGAACCTTTTCTTCCAGTGGTTCTCCGGCGGCTTCTCGTCTTCTCTTCTCATCCCCCTGCCGATATTGATGGCCCTGACCAGCGTGCGGTATCTCCTGGCTGCCTGGGTCAGCTTCTCTTTATCCATTTCGATCCCGGCCCCCGCCGAGATGAATTTCGGATAGTTGTGAATGTGGTAGGGAGGCTTCAGGGGGAAGGAGGACAGCCCGGCGCACTGACCGAGGGCGTCATCGATGTAGTGCATCGTCTCCTGCCAGTCGACGATGTCACAGGACATTTCAACCGTCGGGTAGTAGGGGTTCGAGTTCTCCCCGCGGAATTCCCAGTCCAGCAGAATCTGCTTGAATTTTTCGTCGGGAACCTGGATCCAGTCCGAGACAAACGCTTCCCGCTCCTCTTTTGTGGCAAACGGCGCCTGGGGAAACTGCCCTTCGATCTGGGTGATGTTCATCTTCTCGCCGGTCGCATACATCAGGAAGTAGACGGGGTTCAGCATCGAAAGCTTCAAAGGCAGCTGCTCGTGCTTCTTGATATTGTTGTGCGCGTAGGCTTCCGCGCCGTTGCCGATCTCCTTGGCCGCCCAGTAGGTCCCCTTGGCCAGCACATCCCCGACCCCTTCGCGCCGGACGATCATGTCGAGGAGGTAGTAGAATCGGCCTTCGTTGTCTTCGGGCATCCCCGGGAAATCATCGGCAGTCAGAATGC
This window encodes:
- a CDS encoding CoB--CoM heterodisulfide reductase iron-sulfur subunit A family protein; the protein is MGDVLVVGGGISGIQAALDLAASGFYVYLVDKSPALGGKMAQLDKTFPTGDCSMCIESPKFIECARNPNIEILTYTEVDRVEGEAGDFKVTLIKKPRYIIEEKCTGCNICVDYCPVKIPDAFNQNLSSSKAVHIHFSQAEPLVTYVDPETCLYLKEGKCQACVNVCKAKAFDFHQKPEKVEVEVGAILLSPGFDTFDPKLRNDFGYGIMENVVTSLDFERILCATGPYEGEVKRPSDKKHPHKIAWIQCVGSRQANLEGGNSYCSAVCCAYTQKQVILAKDHDASLNATIFHNDIRAFSKDFERFYQRAEKLSDVRFIRSYVQVGREIEESKNVTIRYSTLDDGVKEEEFDLVVLSVGLNPPKDFEGLARKFGIELNDKGFCKINPKNPIQTTREGVFVSGAFQGPLDIPESVVTASGADALVGELLNYRRNRLSRERVYPEERDVSEEELKIGVVVCHCGANIGRTVDIPALVEYASTLKGVSWAGENLFACSTENAKQISDAIVEKGLNRVVLAACTPRTHEPLFRDTCREAGLNQYFFEFANIREHCSWVHSREKENATQKAKDIVRMSVARAAHLEPLEEFELPVDKTALVIGGGLAGMTSALNMAQQGFEVHLIEKDADLGGMARRIHSTLEGMDVQEHLNSLIRKVYQHPLIRVATESTITKVSGYVGNFTTTVDTKGRKPRKILHGIAIIATGAQEYRPTEYLYGQDDRVLTQLELEGGISSQDEKVLGAQSLVMVQCVGCRQEDRNYCSRVCCSHAIKNALKLKEINPEIDIHILFRDMRTYGFKEDFYREAASKDIKFIRFEPQDKPLVEAAGDALQVTVTDPVLGQRIELEADLVVLSAAVLPAETTQDVGRLFKLSMNPDGFFQEAHVKLRPVDFAADGVFLCGTAHYPKHISETISQAYGAAGRAVCILSGDSVTASGSVCDVKEHNCVACGACITACKYGAIDFYETPQGKKARVEAVLCKGDGLCNAKCPTGAIYLKHYTDEEIFAQIDHAVEKTTH
- a CDS encoding (Fe-S)-binding protein — its product is METVAPFKEIIEVIKENGGDSFKYCYQCGRCDAVCPWNRVTKFSMRKIIRQATFGLTEIENEGIWRCSTCGTCPTNCPRGVDQIEAGVALRKLAAEYDVYPGHVAPIRNVVASLTSEGNSLGGDRDKRAEWAKGLPVKTFTEDMEVLYFTGCYLSYDPRMRQVAAATAKVLNKAGVDFGILGSRESCCGESIRKTGNEELFKRLAKDNIKAFVDAGVKKVIVSSPHCYHSFKNEYPEFMVNFEVVFISEFIAELVNEGRLQLTGEYGKKVTYHDPCYLGRHNGIYDKPRELLNKVPGLELSEMADSREKSLCCGGGGGRIWMETPKEERFSGLRVRQAVDAGAEVLVTSCPYCITNFTDSSLELDEGALQIMDITEIIQAVI